One window of Mucilaginibacter inviolabilis genomic DNA carries:
- the ppk1 gene encoding polyphosphate kinase 1, translated as MDKQVPLINREISWLYFNDRVLQEAADPTVPLIERVRFLAIFSSNLDEFYRVRVATMSRLANLNEKSKEILGYNPKKILNQIKNIVVKQERKFNNLYENIIVKELAEEKIFLLNDKQLNVTRGAFVKTYFREKLLATLVPIMLDDSMPLPELRDRAIYFFVKLTKNNKTKFALIEFPDNLSRFITLPETNNLKFIILLDDIIRYSLEDIFFIFNHDTIEAYSLQLTRDAELDLDKEVSEKFIDSLSKSLQKRKKGKPMRLLYDSDMPLDMLKYLVNRMGLHGESLIPGNRYHNFKNFISFPNVGRPELEYPKYPPLPVGDLSFGKSLIGLIAKRDYLVSTPYQSYDYIVHFLREAAIDPKVREISIAVYRLAENSQVIHALINAAKNGKKVNCLVELRARFDEQNNIFWSNRLEEEGVNVLYGVAGYKVHSKICLVTRIEKRRLAYYACLSTGNFNEKTARIYADHTLFTANPKITGDLVVVFRALYRNALPKGLKNLIVSPIDSRPAIYKLIDTEIKNAKAGKKAYMILKMNSLADEDLINKLYQASNAGVKIRMIIRGMCCLIPGVKGYSENIEVISIVDKYLEHARVHIYCNGGNEQIYLTSADFMTRNIDNRIEVGFPIYDEQLRKEIRDIIDIQLHDNTKAREINSHNNNKYHKTHSAESHRAQIEIYNYLKAKNK; from the coding sequence ATGGATAAACAGGTTCCCTTAATAAACAGAGAAATAAGTTGGTTATATTTTAACGATAGGGTTTTGCAGGAAGCTGCCGACCCAACTGTTCCGCTAATTGAACGGGTAAGGTTTTTAGCCATATTTTCATCCAACCTTGACGAATTTTATCGTGTACGGGTAGCCACTATGAGCCGCCTGGCCAACCTGAACGAAAAATCAAAAGAAATTCTGGGTTACAATCCCAAAAAGATACTTAACCAAATCAAAAATATTGTTGTAAAGCAAGAGCGCAAATTCAATAATCTTTACGAAAACATTATTGTAAAGGAGCTGGCCGAAGAGAAGATATTTTTGCTGAACGATAAGCAGCTTAACGTAACACGTGGCGCCTTTGTTAAAACCTATTTCAGGGAAAAGCTACTGGCTACATTGGTACCCATCATGCTGGATGATAGTATGCCGCTGCCTGAGCTGCGGGATAGGGCCATTTACTTTTTTGTAAAATTAACCAAGAATAATAAAACCAAATTTGCCCTTATTGAGTTCCCGGATAATCTATCGAGGTTTATAACCCTGCCCGAAACCAACAACCTGAAGTTCATTATCCTGCTGGATGATATCATCAGGTACAGTTTGGAGGATATATTCTTCATTTTTAACCACGATACCATCGAAGCCTATTCCTTACAGCTTACCCGCGACGCGGAGCTCGATCTGGATAAGGAAGTAAGCGAAAAGTTTATTGACTCGTTATCCAAAAGCTTGCAAAAACGTAAAAAAGGGAAGCCAATGCGTTTGCTATATGATAGCGATATGCCGTTGGATATGTTAAAATACCTGGTGAACAGGATGGGGCTGCATGGTGAAAGCCTGATACCCGGCAACAGGTATCACAACTTTAAAAATTTCATCTCGTTCCCCAACGTAGGGCGACCTGAGTTGGAATACCCTAAGTATCCGCCTTTGCCGGTTGGTGATCTCTCATTTGGTAAAAGTTTGATTGGGTTGATCGCTAAGCGCGATTACCTGGTTAGCACGCCTTACCAGTCATATGATTATATCGTCCATTTTTTACGCGAAGCGGCTATTGACCCCAAAGTGCGGGAGATCAGTATTGCCGTGTATCGCCTTGCCGAAAACTCGCAGGTGATACATGCCCTGATTAATGCGGCCAAAAATGGTAAAAAGGTGAACTGTCTGGTTGAGCTTCGGGCACGGTTTGATGAGCAGAATAATATTTTCTGGAGTAACAGGCTGGAAGAGGAGGGGGTGAATGTGCTATATGGTGTTGCTGGTTATAAGGTGCACTCCAAAATATGCCTGGTTACCCGGATCGAAAAACGGAGATTGGCTTACTATGCTTGTCTGTCAACCGGAAACTTCAACGAGAAAACAGCCCGTATATACGCCGACCATACGCTATTTACAGCTAACCCTAAAATTACCGGTGACCTGGTGGTGGTTTTTAGAGCTTTGTATAGAAATGCCTTACCAAAAGGGCTGAAGAATTTAATAGTATCGCCAATTGACTCCAGGCCAGCTATTTATAAGCTGATCGATACCGAGATCAAAAATGCCAAGGCAGGTAAAAAGGCTTACATGATATTAAAAATGAACAGCCTTGCCGATGAGGATCTGATCAATAAACTATACCAGGCCAGCAACGCAGGGGTAAAAATCAGGATGATCATCCGCGGGATGTGCTGCCTGATACCCGGAGTAAAAGGATACAGTGAAAATATTGAGGTGATCAGTATAGTCGACAAATACCTGGAGCATGCCCGGGTACATATTTACTGCAATGGTGGCAATGAACAGATTTATCTTACATCGGCCGATTTCATGACCCGTAATATTGATAACCGTATTGAAGTGGGTTTCCCAATATATGATGAGCAGTTACGTAAAGAGATCAGGGATATTATTGACATCCAGCTGCATGATAATACTAAAGCCCGCGAAATAAACAGTCATAATAATAACAAATATCATAAAACACACTCTGCCGAATCGCATCGAGCGCAGATTGAAATATATAATTATCTAAAAGCTAAAAATAAATAA
- a CDS encoding EamA family transporter: MLYVFLSICCSVVVSVLLKLAKRYHIDVFQAITWNYSMAILLTWLFFKPQLFISLSDAPIYNYIALGILFPSLFVIMASSVRLAGIVRTDVAQRLSLFIPIFAAFFIFNEAKDTVKIIGIVLAFIAIICSIPWQKAKRDKAAKVSWIYLLIVFLGFGIIDVLLKQITKVSKVPFTSAIFVIFILAFVLSMIGLIYQVATKKTKFSWPHILIGWILGVANFGNILFYLKAHQALANSPSAVFSSMNIGVIIAGTFIGIFVFKEKLSTLNKIGIVVAILAIVVIYFPQVFNY; encoded by the coding sequence ATGCTCTACGTTTTTTTAAGTATTTGCTGTAGCGTTGTAGTTTCTGTGTTATTGAAACTGGCCAAACGCTACCATATAGATGTATTTCAGGCCATCACCTGGAACTACTCTATGGCTATATTGCTTACCTGGCTATTTTTTAAACCGCAACTTTTCATTAGTTTGAGCGATGCACCGATCTATAATTACATAGCACTCGGCATCTTATTTCCTTCGTTGTTTGTGATCATGGCTTCATCTGTACGGCTGGCAGGTATTGTACGTACTGATGTGGCGCAACGGCTTTCATTATTCATTCCCATTTTCGCGGCGTTTTTTATATTTAATGAAGCTAAGGATACGGTAAAGATCATCGGCATTGTATTGGCTTTTATCGCTATCATATGCTCCATACCATGGCAAAAGGCCAAACGTGATAAGGCTGCCAAAGTTTCCTGGATCTATTTACTCATTGTTTTTTTAGGTTTTGGTATCATTGATGTGCTTTTGAAACAGATAACCAAGGTGAGCAAAGTGCCGTTCACATCGGCTATTTTTGTGATTTTCATATTGGCCTTTGTGTTATCCATGATCGGACTTATTTACCAGGTTGCTACTAAAAAAACAAAATTCTCCTGGCCACATATCCTCATTGGGTGGATACTGGGAGTAGCCAATTTTGGCAATATCCTGTTTTATTTAAAAGCCCACCAGGCTTTGGCCAATAGTCCTTCGGCCGTATTTTCATCCATGAATATTGGTGTTATTATAGCGGGTACTTTTATAGGGATATTTGTATTCAAAGAAAAACTAAGCACACTGAACAAAATTGGTATTGTGGTTGCCATACTGGCTATTGTGGTCATTTATTTTCCGCAGGTTTTTAATTATTAA
- the mgtE gene encoding magnesium transporter, with protein MQSFEIDKTDLLRIKAALESDDVELEKVLQGYHASEIAILFEKLPQEAKERIINILPTDIASEVISEMDEEHHPEELLVNLDPEKRTEIVEELDYDDATDIISQLDEEQQHEILKDIDQEDASSIRALLSYEEDTAGGLMNSDVIRVNINLDKKDALDEIIHQSEEMEELYTIYVVDDAATLKGILSIKKLIKAKADARISDLVQTSFVYVKADVDQEEVARLISQYNLTNIPVVDEHMKLLGRITVDDIIDVMEEENTEDILKISGVSEDEELSGNWKDAVKSRLPWLVINLGTAFLAASIIRNFDSTVAKLSIISAYMTIIAGMGGNAATQALAVTVRRISLNDLSDKQAYNTVLKEFLVGMINGAANGLIVFTVAFFYDANPMLGLVLFLAMTGNLIIAGLTGASIPLILKRVGIDPAVASSIIITTFTDCIGFLLPLWLATKLLLHH; from the coding sequence ATGCAATCTTTTGAAATCGATAAAACCGACCTGCTCCGCATAAAAGCCGCTCTGGAAAGCGATGATGTTGAGTTAGAGAAAGTTCTGCAGGGATACCATGCCTCTGAGATTGCCATACTGTTTGAAAAACTTCCGCAGGAAGCCAAAGAACGCATCATCAATATCCTGCCGACAGACATTGCATCGGAAGTAATTTCGGAAATGGATGAAGAGCATCATCCAGAAGAACTATTGGTGAACCTTGATCCGGAGAAACGTACCGAGATTGTAGAAGAGCTGGATTATGACGATGCCACCGACATTATCTCGCAGTTGGATGAAGAGCAACAGCATGAGATCCTGAAGGATATTGACCAGGAGGATGCCAGCAGTATTCGGGCCTTGCTGAGTTATGAGGAAGATACGGCCGGTGGTTTGATGAACTCGGATGTTATCCGGGTAAATATCAACCTGGATAAAAAGGACGCGCTCGACGAGATCATCCATCAATCTGAAGAGATGGAGGAGTTATATACCATTTACGTAGTTGATGATGCGGCTACGTTAAAGGGCATACTCTCTATCAAAAAGCTCATCAAGGCCAAAGCCGACGCGCGAATCAGCGATCTGGTGCAAACCTCCTTTGTATATGTAAAGGCTGATGTTGACCAGGAAGAAGTTGCCCGTTTAATATCACAATATAACCTCACCAATATCCCGGTGGTTGATGAACACATGAAACTGCTGGGACGCATTACGGTAGATGACATCATCGATGTAATGGAGGAAGAAAATACCGAGGACATCCTGAAAATATCGGGTGTATCTGAGGATGAAGAGTTGAGCGGTAACTGGAAAGACGCGGTAAAAAGCCGATTGCCCTGGCTGGTCATCAATCTGGGTACGGCGTTCCTGGCGGCATCCATCATCCGTAATTTCGACTCAACGGTAGCCAAGCTTTCCATTATTTCGGCTTATATGACCATTATCGCGGGTATGGGCGGCAACGCCGCAACACAGGCCCTGGCGGTAACGGTAAGGCGTATTTCGCTGAACGATCTGAGCGATAAACAAGCCTATAATACCGTATTAAAAGAGTTTTTGGTTGGGATGATCAACGGCGCGGCCAATGGTTTGATTGTTTTTACGGTGGCTTTTTTCTATGATGCCAACCCGATGTTGGGGCTGGTATTGTTTTTAGCCATGACAGGTAACCTGATTATTGCCGGTTTAACAGGCGCGTCTATCCCGTTGATATTAAAGCGGGTAGGTATCGATCCTGCTGTGGCATCGTCTATCATTATTACAACATTTACAGATTGTATAGGCTTTTTATTACCGCTTTGGCTGGCTACAAAGCTTTTGTTGCACCACTAG
- a CDS encoding IMPACT family protein — MLFDDTYKTIEKPTEGIFRDRGSKFLAYAYPINSENDIKGIIAGLKAEHPKANHHCWAMRLSIDRGVFRVNDDGEPSGTAGRPILNTLLSRDLTNLVVVVVRYFGGTLLGVPGLINAYKVATEEALNQATIIHKTVNDIYTITFDYLQMNDVMRIIKDDNLAILNQQFDNDCRIQVSIRKTQVEQTLFKISKISGATAKYDHSL, encoded by the coding sequence ATGCTTTTTGACGATACTTATAAAACTATAGAGAAACCAACTGAAGGTATATTCCGCGATCGGGGAAGTAAATTCCTGGCTTACGCTTATCCAATCAACTCGGAGAATGATATTAAGGGTATTATCGCCGGTTTAAAAGCAGAACATCCTAAAGCCAATCATCATTGCTGGGCCATGCGTTTAAGTATAGATAGGGGTGTGTTCAGGGTTAATGATGATGGAGAACCTTCCGGTACTGCCGGTCGGCCCATACTCAATACGTTGCTATCTCGTGATCTGACGAACTTGGTAGTTGTGGTCGTTCGTTATTTTGGCGGTACCTTGTTAGGAGTTCCCGGCTTAATCAACGCTTATAAGGTAGCAACAGAAGAAGCTTTGAACCAGGCAACCATTATACATAAAACAGTTAACGATATTTATACCATCACTTTTGATTATCTGCAGATGAATGATGTGATGCGTATTATTAAAGACGATAACCTTGCCATTCTTAATCAGCAATTTGATAACGATTGCCGCATACAGGTTTCCATTCGCAAAACCCAGGTTGAGCAAACCTTATTTAAGATCAGTAAGATAAGCGGCGCTACAGCGAAATATGACCACAGTTTGTAA
- a CDS encoding YajQ family cyclic di-GMP-binding protein translates to MPTFDIVSKIDGQTLDNAINTAKKEILNRYDFNDSKSTIDLDKKTNEITIVTENDMRLKAIQDSIISRMVKQHLDSNALDFGKEQYASGNMIRKEIKVKEGIDKEAAKKIVKKIKDSGLKVQASIMDDQVRVQGKKIDDLQAVISLCRGENFGQPLQYINMRD, encoded by the coding sequence ATGCCCACATTTGATATAGTAAGCAAGATAGACGGACAAACGCTTGATAACGCTATCAATACCGCAAAAAAGGAAATTTTGAACCGTTATGATTTTAACGATTCAAAAAGCACTATCGACCTGGATAAAAAAACCAACGAAATCACTATCGTTACCGAAAATGATATGCGCTTAAAAGCCATCCAGGATTCTATCATCAGCCGTATGGTAAAACAACACCTGGACTCTAACGCTTTGGATTTTGGTAAAGAACAATACGCATCGGGCAATATGATACGTAAAGAAATTAAAGTTAAGGAAGGCATTGATAAAGAGGCTGCTAAAAAGATCGTTAAAAAGATCAAAGACAGTGGTCTTAAAGTTCAGGCATCTATCATGGACGACCAGGTGCGTGTACAAGGCAAAAAAATTGATGATCTGCAAGCGGTGATCAGTCTGTGCCGTGGCGAAAACTTCGGTCAACCGTTGCAGTATATTAATATGAGGGATTAA
- the bioB gene encoding biotin synthase BioB gives MTEVRYNWTKEEIAEIYHTPLLDLVYKAATIHRENKDYSEVQISSLISIKTGGCSEDCAYCPQAARYNTGVNVHAIMPKDEVIAAAEKAKAGGASRLCMGAAWREVRDNRDFDKVIDMVKAVNSLDMEVCCTLGMLTESQAQRLADAGLYAYNHNLDTSEEDYKRIITTRTYDERLQTLEHVRKAKITVCSGGIIGLGETVEDRISMLKTLSNLPKHPESVPINALVPVQGTPLADQPRVSVWDMVRMIATTRIIMPKTVVRLSAGRTEMSVVEQAFCFMAGANSIFAGEKLLTTPNPSFDTDMAMFELLGLSPRKAFKNGRPNAVKEEVEVAG, from the coding sequence ATGACAGAGGTAAGATACAATTGGACTAAAGAAGAAATTGCTGAAATATACCATACCCCACTGCTTGACCTTGTTTACAAGGCCGCTACCATTCACCGTGAAAATAAGGACTACTCCGAAGTGCAGATCAGCTCGCTGATCTCGATAAAAACTGGTGGCTGTTCTGAAGACTGTGCGTATTGCCCGCAGGCAGCGCGTTACAATACCGGTGTAAACGTTCATGCCATAATGCCTAAAGACGAAGTGATTGCCGCGGCCGAAAAAGCCAAAGCCGGCGGTGCTTCGCGCTTATGTATGGGTGCTGCCTGGCGCGAGGTACGCGATAACCGCGACTTTGACAAGGTGATTGACATGGTAAAAGCGGTTAACTCCCTGGATATGGAAGTTTGCTGTACCCTGGGTATGCTTACCGAAAGCCAGGCGCAACGTTTGGCCGATGCAGGTCTGTACGCCTATAATCATAACCTGGATACTTCTGAGGAAGATTATAAACGTATCATCACTACCCGTACTTATGATGAGCGTTTGCAAACACTGGAGCATGTGCGTAAAGCCAAAATTACCGTATGTAGCGGTGGTATCATCGGTTTGGGCGAAACTGTAGAGGATCGTATATCGATGTTGAAAACATTATCAAACCTGCCTAAACACCCGGAATCAGTACCAATCAATGCCCTGGTACCTGTACAAGGAACACCACTGGCCGATCAGCCAAGGGTATCTGTTTGGGATATGGTGCGCATGATAGCTACTACCCGTATCATTATGCCAAAAACGGTAGTGCGCCTTTCAGCAGGCCGTACAGAAATGAGCGTTGTTGAGCAGGCTTTCTGCTTTATGGCTGGTGCAAACTCTATTTTCGCTGGCGAGAAATTGTTGACCACGCCAAATCCATCATTTGATACCGATATGGCTATGTTTGAATTGCTGGGTCTATCGCCACGCAAGGCATTTAAAAATGGCCGCCCTAATGCGGTTAAAGAAGAGGTTGAAGTAGCAGGATAA
- a CDS encoding Ppx/GppA phosphatase family protein has product MRYAAIDIGSNAVRLLIADIIENNGSVSFKKNTLIRVPLRLGDDAFIQHHISERKTNDLLKAMQAFRNLMDVYKVTDYLAYATSAMREAENGEEVAKLIKQEANIDLEIIHGSKEAKVIYASHADQNIDKSKNYLYVDVGGGSTELSLFSTGQLMASKSFNIGTIRILDNQDNEETWNEMRDFIREHTRGFKQLAGIGTGGNINKLYKLAEEENDAPLSFNKLRQLYTYLTSFSLKDRINVLGLNQDRADVIIPACEIYLTVMKNAGIKSIYVPRVGMVDGIIQLLIEKNL; this is encoded by the coding sequence TTGAGATACGCTGCTATAGACATCGGTTCAAACGCCGTGAGGCTTTTGATTGCTGACATTATTGAAAACAATGGTTCAGTTTCTTTTAAAAAGAATACCCTGATCAGGGTGCCCTTGCGCCTGGGCGACGACGCGTTTATACAGCACCATATTTCTGAACGTAAAACCAATGATCTGTTAAAGGCCATGCAGGCTTTCCGCAACCTGATGGATGTTTATAAAGTGACAGATTATCTGGCTTACGCCACATCGGCCATGCGCGAAGCTGAGAATGGGGAAGAGGTGGCCAAACTGATCAAACAGGAAGCAAATATCGACCTGGAGATCATCCATGGCTCCAAAGAAGCCAAAGTGATCTACGCCAGTCATGCCGATCAAAACATCGATAAAAGTAAAAACTACCTTTACGTGGATGTTGGTGGCGGCAGTACCGAGCTTTCCCTGTTTTCAACAGGTCAGCTCATGGCTTCTAAATCGTTCAATATCGGTACCATCCGGATTCTCGATAACCAGGACAACGAAGAAACCTGGAACGAGATGCGGGATTTTATACGCGAGCACACCCGCGGCTTTAAACAGCTGGCAGGTATCGGCACCGGCGGTAATATCAACAAGTTATACAAACTGGCCGAAGAAGAGAACGACGCCCCGCTGAGCTTTAATAAGCTTCGGCAGCTATATACCTATCTTACATCCTTCTCGCTTAAAGACCGTATTAACGTACTAGGCCTTAACCAGGACCGTGCCGACGTAATTATACCAGCCTGCGAAATATATCTTACCGTTATGAAAAATGCCGGTATTAAGAGTATTTATGTGCCCCGCGTAGGTATGGTTGATGGTATTATTCAATTACTTATCGAAAAGAATTTATAA
- a CDS encoding UbiX family flavin prenyltransferase — MKKKIVVAITGASGAIYARLLLEKLSQLKDQIQEVAVVMSDNAKDVWRFELDNEDFSQYDYHFYAKNDFMAPFASGSARFDTMIVVPCSMGTLGRIAAGISDDLITRAADVILKERRKLILVARDTPLNLIHIRNMETVTEAGGIICPAIPSYYSKPKTIEELAMTVVNRVIDLIGLENESYRWSEQ, encoded by the coding sequence ATGAAGAAGAAGATCGTAGTTGCCATTACGGGTGCCAGCGGCGCAATTTATGCCCGGCTGTTGTTAGAAAAACTAAGCCAGTTAAAAGATCAGATACAGGAAGTAGCCGTTGTAATGTCTGATAATGCTAAGGATGTTTGGCGTTTTGAGCTCGATAACGAAGATTTTAGCCAATACGACTATCACTTTTATGCCAAAAATGATTTTATGGCGCCCTTTGCCTCCGGATCGGCCAGGTTTGATACTATGATTGTGGTTCCTTGCTCTATGGGCACGCTGGGCCGTATAGCAGCCGGCATATCTGACGATCTGATCACCCGTGCTGCCGATGTTATACTCAAAGAACGCCGCAAACTCATCCTGGTGGCCCGCGATACTCCTCTAAACCTCATCCACATCCGTAATATGGAAACGGTAACCGAAGCTGGCGGTATTATTTGCCCGGCCATCCCATCATACTACAGTAAACCCAAAACCATCGAAGAGTTGGCCATGACCGTTGTGAACCGTGTAATTGACCTCATCGGTCTGGAAAACGAAAGCTATAGATGGAGCGAGCAGTGA
- the ribD gene encoding bifunctional diaminohydroxyphosphoribosylaminopyrimidine deaminase/5-amino-6-(5-phosphoribosylamino)uracil reductase RibD has protein sequence MLKHEKYMQRCLELAQLGAGQVSPNPMVGAVVVHDDKIIGEGYHHKYGEAHAEVNAIAQVISRFENAAELLKQSIIYVSLEPCAHYGKTPPCADLIIKHQIPQVVVGCRDTFEQVDGKGIAKLKAAGIEVIVGVLEKECLWLNRRFFTRIQKHRPYIILKWAQTTDGFFAPDDNSQLWITGEESRRLVHQWRSEEDAILVGKNTVAIDNPKLNVRYWEGKSPKRVVIDRRLELDKSLNVFDQSVETFIFNEVKFDVDGKNKYIALEDFDRYVPQYILYQLYLQDIQSIIIEGGARTLESFIEAGLWDEARVFTGKTVLKKGIKAPQITGIIAEELSSGNDRLQVIYHQPII, from the coding sequence ATGCTTAAACATGAAAAATATATGCAGCGCTGCCTGGAGCTTGCACAATTGGGTGCCGGGCAGGTAAGTCCAAACCCGATGGTTGGGGCAGTTGTTGTTCATGATGATAAAATAATAGGCGAGGGCTATCACCACAAATATGGCGAGGCTCATGCCGAAGTGAACGCTATTGCCCAAGTGATCTCCCGTTTTGAAAATGCAGCGGAATTACTAAAGCAATCTATCATATATGTTTCGTTAGAGCCCTGTGCGCATTATGGCAAAACTCCACCCTGTGCCGATCTGATCATCAAACATCAGATACCACAAGTGGTAGTAGGCTGCCGCGATACCTTTGAACAGGTAGATGGTAAGGGGATAGCTAAGTTAAAGGCCGCCGGTATAGAAGTAATTGTAGGTGTGCTGGAAAAAGAATGTCTATGGCTTAACCGCCGTTTTTTTACACGGATACAAAAGCACCGGCCATATATTATATTAAAATGGGCGCAAACCACTGATGGCTTTTTTGCCCCTGACGATAATAGCCAACTTTGGATCACCGGTGAAGAATCACGCAGGCTGGTGCACCAATGGCGCAGTGAAGAAGACGCTATACTGGTCGGTAAAAACACAGTCGCTATTGACAACCCCAAATTGAATGTGCGCTATTGGGAGGGTAAATCACCCAAACGGGTAGTGATTGACAGGCGACTAGAGCTTGATAAAAGTCTGAATGTATTTGATCAGTCTGTAGAAACATTCATATTTAATGAGGTTAAATTTGATGTGGACGGCAAAAATAAGTACATAGCCCTGGAAGACTTTGACCGTTATGTACCTCAGTATATTTTATACCAGTTATACCTGCAGGATATCCAGTCGATTATTATTGAAGGTGGCGCGCGCACTTTGGAAAGTTTTATAGAAGCTGGTCTTTGGGACGAGGCCCGCGTATTCACCGGAAAAACTGTTTTAAAAAAGGGCATAAAAGCCCCGCAAATAACCGGTATAATTGCAGAAGAATTATCATCGGGCAATGATCGTCTGCAGGTAATATATCATCAACCAATTATATAA